In the Populus trichocarpa isolate Nisqually-1 chromosome 1, P.trichocarpa_v4.1, whole genome shotgun sequence genome, GGTATTTGTTCCATGACCTCACCATCAAACCTAAGAGATGAGACCTCTCCATGTTTCCCATATTTATCAAAGACATTCAAAATTGTTGTGGGATTTACTTTTCCAATGACCTTCACTGTCCCTTGTTCTGCATCTAGAACCACAGAATATACTCCTACCAATAAAAGCAGGTATAAAAAATCTATAGTAAAACAAGGTCAATGTTACatagaaatatattttcatgtggtCATAATAAGTTATGACAAAACATCAATCGAAATAGATTAGTACCTTTTAGATTCTGTAACACTTCCATCATTTGCCTTTTACACCCATCACAATGGACATCCACTCTCATCATACAACTCTGCAAAATACATACTTCAAGAAAATGGTATGGAAAAGGAAAATTGCTTCAAGTAAAATCAATAAGAGCtacaagaaattaaatcaaactgaGGATCTGAGTCTAACCATCTGTGCATTGGAGTCCATTTGAAGGTACTTGGAACAAtgctgtgtatttttttttccagcagaCTTGGAACAAAGTTTCTTGAGGGAGAAGAAGAGATTTAATACCAGAAACATCTGAGAATGTTGGGCTGTCAATAGTTGTCATGAAGGTTTGATTTGCAATTGTAACCAAGAACATCACGAAAtttttaacccaataaggtaaaCATTGAAAGAGAGTCTATATTCATTTCTCAAGGAATCGACTTGTGATCTTGTTTCCATACTTCTTTGTCAACTTTCGAACTCATTCCTCAAACCTCTTCATCTTTATTATAGGAAtggtggaaaataaaaataaaaaagaaatcgcCTGACCCTAATAAAAGGTCATTACTTCACTAGTGtgatttatttagaaaaaaaacaaatttattccATGAAAAGgcaatgatattattttaacgtCTAGAGATGTTTACTATATATTGTTGAAATACTGCAATAGTtctgtttaattaatgaaagttTCCTGTATTATATCCGTTATCCTGATAGCTATTAATCTATCTTGATTTTACTTCCTGTTTTGGCCCTCAATTAGAGATATTCAGAGGTTGGTTAATGGTTAAGTGTATTGATTTTGTCTGCATCAATACAAGAGCTCGTCTTTCAATTTGGAGAACATTCTCCTACTGCTAACCATTACCCAGGTTGCATGAACAATTGTGCAGAGAGAAAAATTACACTCTGAATATATGAACTTTACCCTTTtcaattaagtattttaatttcatttcattttcaatcGAGGATTTCAACTCTCAACTAtccaaaaaaaacctttttccaatCGAGTAGTTCAACTCTTGATGTTGTTTCCAGGGAGCACTTCAACTTTCGGAATCTTTGATGGTATGTACTGCTCTGACAAGAAGGAAAGGGTGTGCACAGAAAATGCTTCAATCTCGAATTTTACTCCCTTTTGCAACATTAGCTCTAGCTCCAACCTATCAAGGAATATTATACCACCCATTATTTATCATGGTGCTCCACAGCCATAATATGCATGGGCATGCGAGGCACGTGTGCACACACACCaataatattagaatattatCTAGTGTCACAAAAACCCTACCTCCATTCCGGCACTTCCTTTTGAAGGTAGCATCTGAGTAACATAGTCTCGGTTCTTCTCTTGTCTAACAGACAATGCAAACAAAATTAGCACAAACTAGGAAATGGTACT is a window encoding:
- the LOC18095374 gene encoding uncharacterized protein LOC18095374 isoform X2 gives rise to the protein MFLVLNLFFSLKKLCSKSAGKKNTQHCSKYLQMDSNAQMSCMMRVDVHCDGCKRQMMEVLQNLKVYSVVLDAEQGTVKVIGKVNPTTILNVFDKYGKHGEVSSLRFDGEVMEQIPYSFYGDNPYNPHEVPYPPIPIPIPYHFFRGPEQQLYGRNPYPMPPPLLGTMPPPPWPPPPQQYPPPPPLPQHQQQQQPSPVSKAPSAPPAPLPPDPKCCTIM
- the LOC18095374 gene encoding uncharacterized protein LOC18095374 isoform X1 gives rise to the protein MFLVLNLFFSLKKLCSKSAGKKNTQHCSKYLQMDSNAQMSCMMRVDVHCDGCKRQMMEVLQNLKGVYSVVLDAEQGTVKVIGKVNPTTILNVFDKYGKHGEVSSLRFDGEVMEQIPYSFYGDNPYNPHEVPYPPIPIPIPYHFFRGPEQQLYGRNPYPMPPPLLGTMPPPPWPPPPQQYPPPPPLPQHQQQQQPSPVSKAPSAPPAPLPPDPKCCTIM